The nucleotide window ATAGGGACTTTGGTTCGGAATTAATGAATGAACGTATGGAAGCTGTTGACGCTTTTTCATTTAATATAGATTTTGATAAGTCTTTGACGCCAAGAACAGAATTAAATTATGGTATGGAGTACGTATATAATAAGATTCATTCAGATGGTGCTATTATAAACATTTCGGATAATAGATATGAAAACACTGTGTCCAGATATCCGGATGGCTCGAGTTGGCAGTCTGCCGCTGTTTATGGGACCTTGAAATATAAACCTTCAAGTCATTTTGTTTTTCAGACCGGAGCCCGATATAATTACATCAGTTTAAAATCAGATTTTAGCTATAACAATCAATTCTTGAATTTGCCTTTTGATGAAGCCTCCGTTGATGCAGGTGCACTTACCGGTTCTGCAGGTATTAATTGGTTGCCAGTAGATTTATTGAGTTTTAGATTGAATTTTTCGACTGCCTTTAGAGCTCCTAACATTGATGATATTGGAAAGGTTTTTGATTCTGAACCAGGTTCTGTTGTAGTGCCAAATAAAGATTTAAAACCCGAATACGCTTATGGTGCTGATTTTGGTATGATGTTGAATTTAAACAAACTCACTTTTGATGGTTCCCTGTTTTACACTTACTTAGATAACGCCTTGGTAAGACGAGATTATTCACTTAATGGACAGAACCAAATTGAATATGATGGCGAACTAAGCGATGTACAGGCTGTCCAAAATTCTGCCTATGCAAAAGTTTATGGCGTAGAACTGGGCCTTCAATATCAATTTAATGAAGATTTAAAATTACGATCCCAATACAATATTATAAATGGGCATGAAAACGATGAGGGAGAGGAAGTACCCGTAAGGCATGCCGCTCCAGATTTTGGCAATACGCACTTAATTTGGAAGAAGGAGAAATTAACTTTAGACGCGTTTGCTATTTATAATGCTAAACTAACAAATTCAGAAATGACTCCATCAGAGTTAAGTAAAGATTACATTTATGCAAAGGACCAAAATGGAGACCCCTATGCGCCATCTTGGTTAACCTTGAACCTAAGATCTGAATACCAGCTTTCCGACTCAGCAACCGTAAATGTTAGTTTAGAAAACATTACCAATCAACGATATAAAACCTATTCATCGGGTATTGCTTCAGCAGGGAGAAATTTGGTAATGTCGCTGAGATACGTTTTTTAATAACTCAACAATACCCTTTTTAAAATAGTGGAGCCATTCAATAAGCTTATTTTAAACACATAAATTCCAGTTTCTGTCGAAGTTTTGAGTTGAATTGCATTTTGATTTGCTTTCTTTTCAAGAATTGTTCTGCCCAATAAATCGGTCATTACAATATTGGAAATAGTTTCTTTATCGGTGCCTATTTCAATCCAATTATGGTTTAATTTATGAATGTAAATTGAATTTTCATTGGCTTGCACTTCTTCATTGTTAAGCAAATTGTTTGCGAACACGATTGAAAATCTGTCATTGAAATTCCCTTTTTCAGAAGTAAAGTAATAATCGCTTTGGGTTAAATCGTGGATAATTCCTTTTAAATTATCCTTTAAGATGACGGGATGAGAGGATAAAAAGGTACCCTTAAGTTCAGTTAGAGACAATTTGAAAATTGTAGGATCGGTTATATAGGTTGAAAAGCCAATTGCAATTTCAGAATCTTCGTTTAGGGAATTTAATCCTCTACCTTGTATGGCCAATGGAGTTGTATCCTCTTTTGCGAATGTATAAATATTACCATAAGTTATTTTTTTACGTGGAAAGTCGTAGTAAATAGGATCCAATTTTTCTGTGGCGCCATTTAAGAATGATACTAAAATTTGGCTAAAAACTTTGCTCTCGGTAGTAAGGTCTAATCTTAAAAATTCTTTTTCATCACTTCGCGTTCGGAAGAATTTTGAATTAGCACTTCCCTCAACTGAACGCATTTCATTATTAAATATTACGGTTCCTTGTGCGATATTTCCGTTTAATGAATTAACAAACCCATTATTTGAATAGGTGATGAAAAATCCTTGGCAAGAAGGGATAAACATATCTGGTATAATTCCATCCCCACCAGCCAAAGCTCCAGATCCGTTTATAATAGCATAGTCACTATCGGTAAAATTTAATGCTTGATTGCCATTTGCAGTTGATGAAGGTGCCGTGTTTTGGGACCATAAATAAATGGCACCATCTAGAGTTCCAGAATTGACATCCAAAAATTTAAGGGCATCAACTGCGGAGGGGTATGGATTTCCTATAAAGTTCCAATTATCATCAGCTAATTCGCTATCATTTCTATATACAGGAATATTATAATTGCCATTATTCAAAATTCCATTAAAGGTATATTTCAGTTGAATTGGAAGTGTAGACCCAGGAAGACTTCCAAAAGTTTGAGGATTTTGTGTGGCGGCGTAACCAACGCCTGGTTGCATCACTGTTTCTGCAGAGACTTTAATCCAATCGTTACCATCGTCATCTATACCATCTTGTCCTGGCGAATAGGTATTGTTATTATTAGTTTCGGCTAGAGCGTCAAGATAGTTTTCTCCCTTCAGAATATATCTTCTATTTGGGTTTGCTTCAGCCAAACCTTGACCTACAGTTTCATTAGACATTGGGGAACTCCAATAGGTATATTCGTACCAGTTATTGGCTGGGGCAGTTACCTTTTCAACCGTAATTTTCCCTGTGCCTATTAAATTGGTTGTGGCCTTGCCGTTATTCTGAAGTACGCTTCCCCCTGTTCTAACAATTATTTCACCATAATTGTTGAGGTCTGAGCCATAAATCCAAATATTATTTTCTACTTCAATGTGCTTGGTGTTTTCAATAAAAAGTGAGTTCCCATCCTTTACAACTAATTGACAGGCAGAGAAACTACCTTCTACAGTGCTATTGTAGTCGCTATCTATTATCGCAATTGATTCAAGATTTGGTTGCCCTTTGCTCCAATTTGTTCCATCCCAAATGGTCGCTTTAGAATTTATCCTAACAGCATTGGATATCTTATAGCAAGTCATGTCCTCCTCCATTACCTGTACATAATATTGGTATCCATTTTTTAGGTAGCTGTGACCAATTATTAATTCAGAAGTTTGTTGTCCCGAATAATCTATATCGCTAGAATCAATCGATTCCCAAACCGAGGCGTTGGTAGCCAGAACAAACCATTGATAATTCAATGCATTGCCTCCTGTAAAGCCTTCTTCGGTTTCAACAGATAGGATTTGATTTAGCTCACAACTATTTTCATCTAATGAAGGTTGAGAACTTATTGTTGGAGGAACACCGCTGGAATAATCATGAATTCCGATATTCGAATAATCGTTGTTAGAGCAAGAGGCTGGTTTAGAACCCATCCAATCTATAATTAACCAATCTAATGGATTGAATGAATTCGAAGGCAGTGGATTGGCAGTACTAAATCGCCTAAAATTAAATCCACTGTCCCCACTAATTGTTGTGGGCAAGGAATCCATCCAACTATTATCTCCCTGTACACCAAAGGCATCTATTAATGTTCCAGCATTATAAAGCCCTATAAAATCATGGCCAAAATCGGTTTTATTGATTCCTTCCAAAACTGTGCTCGATTGGTCGGCCAATTCGCCTTTACCACCCAATATCGAATTGCAATTTTTGTTTTGTGCTAGAGGGCTGTCAATGCCAGCGCTCAAAACAAATACATCACCTGGTTGAATAAGGCCATTTAATGGTTGTTCGTCAAAGTTTGAATTTCCATTGAAAAAAATTCTAATACTATAGGTGCTTAAATTAATAGCAAATTCTGTAGGATTGTAAATTTCAATATAGCTTAGCCCGCCATATGTTGCATCGGTAACTTCACTAATAAATAATTCTGAAAGAAAGGTGTTTCCCTCACAACCACTTCTATGTTCCTCTAGCACTTCAAACACAAAACTCGTTACACATCCTTTATTGTCCGTAATTATTAAGGTGCTAGTAACGGCACTATCTGGAATGGCCAGTTCCATTGAAGTGTTGTTAATATAAGTTGGGACGATTTCTATGTTACCTATTTTTGCTGTTGCACCAATTAAATTGGTTCCAACAACATTAACCACCGTTCCAACGGGTCCAGAAGTTGGTGAAATTGTATTACTGGATTCATAACATAATCCTGTTCCACCAACCGTAAATTTGTATGGGTTTTCATCTGAATCGTTATTGGAAATCGAAACTGTAGCTGTCCTTGGGCCAATTGAGGAAGGAGAAAAGGTAATTTCAAAATTTGTGATTTCACCAGGTGCTATTACAGAATCAGGATTTAAGGTAACCGCAAAATCCCCTGAATTCTGCCCAGTTATATTAATGTTGTTTATTGTAAGATCTGCTCCGCCTAAGTTTTGAATTCTGTATGATTTGGTTTGGGATGAGCCAACAAATTGACCAGCAAATAAGGTATTGTCTAATCCGCTTGGAGTTGTATCACCGTTTGGTATATCTGGAAATGCACCCAAATTACCCTCCACATTTATTTCCGGAGTCGTAGGGGCACATTGTGAGGTTAAGGAATTTAACCCAGGAGAGCCACCATAGCGAACCTCTTGCCAGTTGTAAGAGGTTATTGAATTGTTTAGATTTATATCAATAACATGGAGTGAACTACCATTGCCGTCGGCTCCATTTTGAGGATTATAAGTAACCTCATCAACGTTAGTGAGATTGTCGTTGGCAACCAAAGAAATTGTTTTTCCTGTTGAATTTGTAAGTCTATCTGTGCCAGTTGGGTTGCCATAGGTAGGAGTAAACGGACAATCGATATTAAATTCTGTACCTCCTCCGTCGCCAATGTTCAATGTAATGCAACTTTCGTTTGAAATAATGGAATTTGCGGGAAAGGTGAACGTTAATACATTATTGATTTTAACCTGGTAGCCGCTTATGTTAAAATCTAATAAAGTAGGATTGCATATCTCTATCCACTCATCATCGAAAGAACCTGTTGTGTTATACATTAATTCTGTGATGACCAAATTTGCCAAAGGATTGTAAACCCTGCCTTCCAAAGGGACATTTATATTTACTCCATTACTTGATAAACCGATAGTTTCTGTGTAAGTATTTGGTGGAAGTCCCGATTTTAATCGAATATAAATGGTCCTTTTACTAACCTTGTTTGCTATTGGTGAAAAGCTCAGATTCTGAGTAAAATTGGTATTCGGATCTAAAGAAATTTCAAAATTAGTTGGAGCATTTATTACTAAATCTGTTGTTAGTGCAAAACCCTCAATAGTTAAATTTTGAGCATTGGAAGGTCCAGAATTTTCAAAATAAGAAAAGCCTATCAATTGGTTTGGTAAAGCGATAATGGTAGGATTCATTATAGTACAAGCTTGTGGAGCCGTACCCATGCCGGTTAAATTAATAGAAGGAGTACTTGAAATGGTTGTAAACCGTTCGCTTGGATCTAACCACCCATCTGGATCTCCGACGCACAAACCATTTTTTATTGCAATATTTTGAT belongs to Aegicerativicinus sediminis and includes:
- a CDS encoding lamin tail domain-containing protein, encoding MNRFLPLSLLLFLISVTSGFPQSKIIISQYIDTETGTTPKGIELFNVSNSYIAFSPTNKLEIYRGLNGGPCQQIISIDNGILYQNEVMVFGTNDVINYATTNGTDLSSAHFYNFTFNGNDAIEIYLGGVLQDQFGTCGMDPGNYWQGSGVKTADQNIAIKNGLCVGDPDGWLDPSERFTTISSTPSINLTGMGTAPQACTIMNPTIIALPNQLIGFSYFENSGPSNAQNLTIEGFALTTDLVINAPTNFEISLDPNTNFTQNLSFSPIANKVSKRTIYIRLKSGLPPNTYTETIGLSSNGVNINVPLEGRVYNPLANLVITELMYNTTGSFDDEWIEICNPTLLDFNISGYQVKINNVLTFTFPANSIISNESCITLNIGDGGGTEFNIDCPFTPTYGNPTGTDRLTNSTGKTISLVANDNLTNVDEVTYNPQNGADGNGSSLHVIDINLNNSITSYNWQEVRYGGSPGLNSLTSQCAPTTPEINVEGNLGAFPDIPNGDTTPSGLDNTLFAGQFVGSSQTKSYRIQNLGGADLTINNINITGQNSGDFAVTLNPDSVIAPGEITNFEITFSPSSIGPRTATVSISNNDSDENPYKFTVGGTGLCYESSNTISPTSGPVGTVVNVVGTNLIGATAKIGNIEIVPTYINNTSMELAIPDSAVTSTLIITDNKGCVTSFVFEVLEEHRSGCEGNTFLSELFISEVTDATYGGLSYIEIYNPTEFAINLSTYSIRIFFNGNSNFDEQPLNGLIQPGDVFVLSAGIDSPLAQNKNCNSILGGKGELADQSSTVLEGINKTDFGHDFIGLYNAGTLIDAFGVQGDNSWMDSLPTTISGDSGFNFRRFSTANPLPSNSFNPLDWLIIDWMGSKPASCSNNDYSNIGIHDYSSGVPPTISSQPSLDENSCELNQILSVETEEGFTGGNALNYQWFVLATNASVWESIDSSDIDYSGQQTSELIIGHSYLKNGYQYYVQVMEEDMTCYKISNAVRINSKATIWDGTNWSKGQPNLESIAIIDSDYNSTVEGSFSACQLVVKDGNSLFIENTKHIEVENNIWIYGSDLNNYGEIIVRTGGSVLQNNGKATTNLIGTGKITVEKVTAPANNWYEYTYWSSPMSNETVGQGLAEANPNRRYILKGENYLDALAETNNNNTYSPGQDGIDDDGNDWIKVSAETVMQPGVGYAATQNPQTFGSLPGSTLPIQLKYTFNGILNNGNYNIPVYRNDSELADDNWNFIGNPYPSAVDALKFLDVNSGTLDGAIYLWSQNTAPSSTANGNQALNFTDSDYAIINGSGALAGGDGIIPDMFIPSCQGFFITYSNNGFVNSLNGNIAQGTVIFNNEMRSVEGSANSKFFRTRSDEKEFLRLDLTTESKVFSQILVSFLNGATEKLDPIYYDFPRKKITYGNIYTFAKEDTTPLAIQGRGLNSLNEDSEIAIGFSTYITDPTIFKLSLTELKGTFLSSHPVILKDNLKGIIHDLTQSDYYFTSEKGNFNDRFSIVFANNLLNNEEVQANENSIYIHKLNHNWIEIGTDKETISNIVMTDLLGRTILEKKANQNAIQLKTSTETGIYVFKISLLNGSTILKRVLLSY